From the genome of Chloroflexota bacterium:
CTCCCCTCGGGGAAGGGAGCGCGAGCCGTCGCGCCGCTTCCCCGATGTCAGTCGTTGGTCATTGCGGCGGCACGGCCTGGGGCGACTGCCAGTCGCCCGGGGCGCGCCATGCGCGTCCCAGCGGCCCCAGCCGCTCGATGGCGGCCCTGTGGGAGACCCACAGGGGCACGTTCACTCCCCTGGCCTGCATCTCGTCCCGCGCCAGGCGCAGGAAGTGGGTGTGTGCGATCTCGTCGTCGAAGACGATGAGGACCGAGGGCCGGGCGCCGTGATCGTCGGTGGGCCGGTGGGAAGAGAAGTAGCGCAGATAGGGCGCCAGGCGCTCCGACATGGTCGAGGGCCGCACGGCCCTCCGCTCCCACTCCAGCATGAAGGGCCACGTGGTCTCGCCCCTGCTTAGCACGCCGAAGGCGTCGGGGTTGACCGAGCGCATCCCTTCGCCGTGCCTGAAGTGGCGCGAGGCCCTGCGGGGCGGGTCGACCTGGGAGACCTCCCAATCCAGCAGGCCCGCCTGCACGGTCATGGCGGCCAGGAAGGAGTGGACGGCGGCGGTGTGCTCGACGTTCCTGAGCAACTGGCGGCTCCTCGCGCCCCGCACGTTGTCCCAGACGTATGGGGTGCCGGGGAACAGGGGAGCGGCGCTCCACCGCTTCTTCGCGATGGCCACGGACGTCCGGTCCCTGCGGGCCAGGAGCGCCAATGCCCGGTCTGTGAGGGCCATGCGTCCGCTCCCGGCGATGGGCCGGGTGACGAGGCGGAACCCTTCGAGGGGGGTCACCAGCTGGGAGGCCCTGGGGATCGAGACGGCCATGAGTCCCGCCAGGTCCGTCAGGGTGATCCAGGGCCAGTCGGATATGAGGTCGAGGGCGCGCTTTTCGGCGGGCTTGAGGGTGGCGGGCAGCAGATAGTCGGAGACCCTCCATCCCGGACCCTCGACGGAGAGGTCGGCGGGGACCGAGGCCATCCGGGGCTCGTCCTCGTCGGGAAGGAGGCTTCCCCTCTCGATCCGGTCGAGGACTGAGCGCAGCTCGACGGAGGCGTTGACTGCGGGCGGGCTCCACACCGGGTCGTCCGGCGACGCCGCGACCGCCTCGCGTTCGAGGGCGAGGTAGAAGGGAACGGGGGCGCCGGACAGTGTCCTGCGGACGTGCCTGAGCCGCACGTCGTCGGCCATCAGCACGATCACGGCTCCGGGGAGCGGCCCCTGGCGCAACCTCCACATCCGGTCGGAGAACCCGGTCCTGTCGGCGGTGAGCCCCTGCCTGACGATGCCGACGGCGCCGCCTCCGGGAATCTCGATGGGGGCGTCCAGTGTCGAGGCCCTGTACCACCGGAACCGTATGGGGTATGCGACGCCGGAGACGGCGACCGCCAGCCGGTAGATCGCGGCGAGGGAGTCGAGCCTTCCCATCAGGTTGCGCCGCCACTCGGCGGAGAGGGGGCGGTCGCGGACGAGCTCGTCCAGGGACGTATCTTCCTGTTCGGCGAGCCGCTCCAGCCCCGCGGCGGTGAGGTGGAACCGCTGGGTCGATGAGGGAAAGAGGGGGGTGGCGTGGGGTACGGCGGCGCAGAAGCCGCCGGAGTCCAGCCGGTCGACAGCCTCGTGGACCGCGGCCTTCGACCAGCCGGTGACGGCCACCAGCTCCGCCCGGTCGAGGAAGGGCATCGACGCCAGGGCTCGGAGGGTCTGGGCTTCACATCCTTCAGCTCTCACTGCTCGGCCTCCTCTTCCGTCGCCTCCTTGCCGGCGGCCTTCTCTTCCGTTTCCCCGCCGTCCTTCTCCAGGTCGGCCGCGCGGTCCTTGAAGTCACGAACCTTCTTCCGGTTGGCGGACTCGGAGTCCTCCAGGTCCCGGGCCGTCAGGGTGTAGGAGGAAGCTTCGCTGCGGATTTGCGCGGCGACGGCGGGGTCTCCCTCCTCCGGCTTTCTGACCATCATCGAGAAGGCGGGCATCCGCTCCTTGCCCACGGTGGCGCGGACGTAGCAGTGGTGGACGGGGAGGGACGTGATGTCGTCCTCGCTCACCCGCTCCTTGCCCAGCTCCCACACCAGCGTCCGGGCGTCGTTGCCCGCCACCTGGAAGACGGCGAGGCAGCCCACGTTGGCGAGCAGGGTGTCGCGCATGGTGCGGGAGAGGTCGTCGAGCTTGGCGAGGCTCTGGGTGGCGAGGATGAAGCTCGCCCCGAACTTCCCAAGCTCGGACAACATGCTTTCGTAGTCCACGCCGGGCATGGACTGCATCTCGTCCACGACGATCAGCGCGCCGCGCCGCTGGCTGAGCGCCATGCTCTCCTGCTCCCGGATCACCGAATCGACCAGGTTGAGAAGGGACGCGCCCACCAGGGCGGCCACGTCCCTGCCCACGGCTCCCTGGGCGGTGGAGACCAGCAGAACGCCGCCGCTGAGGATGGTGTCGCGCAGGTCGATGGTGGAGCGGCGCTGGCCCAGGATGGCCCGCGCCCGCTTGGAGGATGCGTAGTAGGAGAGGCGGGTCTGCACGGGGGCGAGGGCCTCGGCGCGGTACTGCTGGTGCCAGCTTCCGAAGTCCCTGGCCCACCACTCAAGGAGGTAGGGGTCCTCGATCCTCCTGAGCACGCCTTCCCGGAACTTCTTGTCCGAGAGGAGCTTGAGGCCGTCGAGGATGGTGTGCTGGCTGCCCTCGTCCGTCTCGGGGTGCTCGTTGGCCTCGTGGAGGGTCTTGACGGTCTGTTCGAGGATGGACTGCATCCTCGGCCCCCACTGCTCCCACAGGCCCCTGGCGACGCGCACCACCGAGTCGGCGGTGCGGTCGCGGTCGGCGAAGATGCGGGTGTCCAGCAGGTTGATGCCCGGCGCTCTCCGCTGGTCGGCCAGGTCGATGAGCCGCACCCGGTCGACCAGTGCTTCGGGGACGTGTTCGAGGATGCCCGCCACCAGGTCGGCATGGGGGTCTATGACGACGATGGCGTCCGGGTCCCTGCCCTCGGCCTTCTCCCGCATCTTGTGCGTGACGAGGTGGTGCATGAGGGTGGACTTGCCCATGCGGGTGCGGGCCACGTAGAGGTGGTGCCTCTTGAGCAGGTCTTCGGGGAATCGGATGGGACGGGGCTTGCCGGCCGTGGTGTCCCCCACCAGCGCGCCGCCCCTGACGCCCTTGGCGAACGGCAGGAGCGACCTCGCGCCGGACCGTTCCACCAGGGGCGTCTCGTCGCCCGCGCCGGGCGGGTGCCACAGGCAGGCGATCTCCCGGACGCCGAGCACGCTGCGCCCGCCGAACAGGCCGGGGCCTGCGGGGTGCAGCATCTCTGGGTCGGGTGCGGCGGGCCGGACCCTGCCGACCTTGAACCTGGCGCCCGCGGGGTTGTCGAAGTGGCGGTAGGCGGCGGCCACCGGACCGAGGAGCTCGCCTGCCCGCTGGGGCCTCGTCCCTGCGGGCAGTATCGCCGTGACCTGGAGCTCGGCGTCGAAGGCGATGCGAGAGACCTTTTCGCGTATGAGCAGCGGGTCCTCGACCCGGCTTCTGGCCTTCTTCCAGCGGTGCCATGCCCAGCCGCCGACCGCCAGGCCCAGGGCCATGCCCGTCCCCAGCAGAGCGGCCTTCCATATCTCGCCGTCCTGCACCCACAGGTAGCCCTTGAGGGCGGCCAGCGCCCCGATGCCGAGGACGGCCATGGTGATGCCGTCCATCTGCAGGGGCTTGGTCTGGAAGGTGTAGGCGGGTTCCCGCGGCTCCATGCCGGGCTGCTTGTGGGCCTTTTCGAGATGTCCCTGCGACCAGTCGGGGCCCAGGGAGCGCAGCAGCAGCCGTGCCACGATGCGCTCACCCCTGCTGATGTTGGACAACGCGCCCATCATGGCGATGAGGGGATCTGAGCCGGGGTCGAGCAGGTCGTCGTCCCTGAAGGTCCTCAGCGGCACGTACTCGGGGCCGTCGGCCCGCAGGGTCATGCTCCACGCCTGCTCGCCCTCTTCGAGCCTGAGCGGGTCTTCCTCCGGGTCGAGCCTCTGGATGCGGGCCTGGGGGTAGTGGGCGGAGAGCTGGCCGCGCACCACCTGGTCGTCGAGGCAGCGGGCCATCAGGGTCACGCCGTCCATGTCTGCGGCCAGCTCCAGGGAGAAGGGCTCCGGGACCGCGATGGAGCCGAGCATGTTCTCCACGCCCAACAGGGTGCGCTCCCCGGCCCTCGGCGGCGTCACCGTCAGCAGGACGGGTCTCTTCTCGATGTCATTTCCAAACAGGATTTCCCTGGGGTTCAACTTCATAGGTGGATGCCTTCCTTTCTCTGTCGAAGTCCTGTCTCTATCGGTGTCCGGGCCGCCATTCGATGACCTCCGTCTCCTCCGGGGTGGCCTCGATGCGGACTGGGAAGCGGTTGCCCCTGGCGAGCAAGAGCCCGTCTCCACGGGGGCACGAGAGCAGCCAGCGCTGGAGGTCCTCGGGCAGGTCGAAGGCATCGCCCACGGTGCTGATCGCCGCCGCGTCCTGCTGGAGCAGGAGCTTGAAGGCGGCGTTCTGGAGGAGCGCCCTTCCCGAGTGGCCGGTGATGGTGCGGGAGGAGTCCTCGGAGAGAAGGTCCTGCACGTCCTGGGTGATGAACTGCAACCCCAGCCGGTGTTTCCTCGCCCGCTTCGCCATCGAGACCATGAAGGCCGCGCCCTCGGGGTGCTGCATGATCGACCACACCTCGTCGACGACCAGCAGCCTCGGCTTGGGGTCGTGGGCGGCGGCGGCCCACACCGTCTCGGTGCAGACCATCGCGGCGGCGGGGCGCAGCTCGGGCTCCAGCAGCCGAAGGTCGAAGACCGTCACCAGGGCCTCGTTGCCCAGCAGGTCGTCGCCCTCGTCGGAGAGAAGGTGCCGCAGGCTGCCGGTGGCGAAGGGCCTCAGCAGCCGTGCGAGTCCGGGGTCTCCCGCCTCGTCCTCCTGAAGATACGAATAGAAATCCCTAAAGCCGGTGCGCTCGCGGGGCTGGGCGTAGTAGCCCGCCAGGGCGTGGTCGAGGGACGCCCTGCGCTCCGCGCCAAGACTCTCGCCGACCATCACCTCGATGAGCCGTCGCAGGCTGCCGATGCGCTGGAGCATCTCCTCGGAGTCGCCTCGCTCGATGACGAAGGGGTTCATGCCCTCGCCGGGGACGCCTGGACTGAGCACTCGCCCGCCCGCTGCACGGGCCATGTCCGCGTACTCTCCCTCGGGGTCGATGACGTAGGCGGTCACGCCTCGCGTCAGACCCCTCAGCACGCCGAGCTTCGTCGAGAAGCTCTTGCCGCTTCCCGATCTGGCGAGGACGGCGGTGTTGGCGTTCAGGTGTGTCCCGTCCCAGGGGTCGTAGACCACCGGGGAGCAGGCCCGCATGTCGATGCCGTAGAGGGTGCCTGAGCGGGTGTCCAGGTCCGGCGGCGAGAAGGGGAAGAGGCGGGCGATGCTGGAGGTGTCGAGGCTGCGCCACTCGGCCACGGCGTTCAGGGCCAGGGGCAGCGTCGATAGCAGCCCTTCCCTTTGCCTGAAGGCCAGGTTGTCGAGCTTGCCGAGGGTGGCGGCGAAGTGGGCCTTCGCCCGCTGGGTCATCTCCTTCAGCGCCGCCTCGTCCTTCGCGTGAAGGGTCACGGATAGGGACGCATGAAAGAGCCGCTCCTTTCCCCGCTGCACCTCGTCCCTGAGACGGGTGATGTCCTCCAGGGCGATCTCCGCCTCCGGGGACATGGTGCGTCCCCGCTTGAAGGAGAGGGACTGCGCCGACTCGAACCTCACCTTCTGCCACTCCAGCGTGCGGGCCGCCTGCTCAGCGGGTATCGGGCCGACGTGGACGGCAAGGTCCATCGGCGCTCCCGCCGCCATGAGTCCCTGGAGGAAGCCGGGGGGCAGCGAGCGGGGCCACTTGCCCAGGTGAAGGGAGCGCAGGAGGCGGTCTCCGACGCGCAACTCACGGCGTCTGACCTCGGCCTCAACGGTTGCGTCCTCGTCGAAGTCGGAGGGCGAGCCTCCAAGCGCCGCCGACACGAGGAACATCCGAAGCTGGCGGCCTCTCAGGGAATGGACGGAGAGCCCGGCCCTTGCAAGCAGCCCCCGCAGGTCGTCGACCCGCCCGAACTCGCAGACTGCGTAGAAGCGCCGGTCGAGTATGCCGTCCCTTGCCTCAAGATCGCTGAGCAGGTGGCGGAGGGACTCGGCCGCCGCCTTCGTCTGCGGGGGTAGGTCGGCGGGCTGGGTCTCTTGCAGCTTCTCCCGCATCCCTCCGAGGCGCGGCGGGTGCTGCCTGATGAGCAGCTGGGCCGGGAAGTCCAGAGCGTTCAGCGCCCCGGCGAATGCCCCCAGCTTCGGCTCGTCGATCTCCAGGCCCATCACCTCGCAGACGCCCAGCTTCACCCCGTCCAGCCGCACCGGCCCGTCGTCTTCCAGGTGGGACAGCATGAAGAACAGGGGCAGCTCGGGCGGGAGCTTGGGAGGCGTTGCCTCGACCGCTCCTGCCAACACCTCCGGCGGGGTCTCCGTCCGTCGTCTCGTGATTCGTTCAAGCAGCTTTTTCAACTCGTTGGCTTCCTTATCTCTAGGGGGTTGGGATGGATGGGAGGACTCCGTGCTTCAGCAGGGCGGCGACGCCCTTGGCCGACAGCACCAGGACCAGGCCGACCACCGCCAGCGCCACGGCGCTCTTGGCCCTGCCCCCGCCGCGCTCCTCGCCTCCCTCGGCCATCAGGACGAACCCGGCCCAGACGATGGCGAAGACGGCAAGTCCCGCGCCGGCGTAGGCCATCGCCGTGAGGACCCTGTCGAAGGCGGCAAGCATGGCCTGCTCCTCCGGCGGGGCCGCGCCGGTGGTGGCCAGCGCAACCCCGGCCAGGAGGGCTGCCGAGAGGAAGCGCCTCACCAGGGCCACTCCCATCCCAGCCGGTCGAACCACTCCCGCAGCCCGTTCGCCGGCTTCTGCTCCGCGGGCGGGTCCTCGGGCTCGGGTTCGGGAAGCGTCAGGGCGGCGTAGGGGTCGTCGGACCCAACGGCGGAGTCCATCGACAGGGACTCGTCGCGGGCGCGGGTGAGCGGCCCCCGCTCCACCACCTCGGCCTTGACGTGCTCGGGGTGCAGGACGTCCACCGTCACCTCCCTGGTGATGGTGGCGCTGGGGACGTGGGCGTAGGCAGTCGCGGTGGCAGTCGCCGTCTCGCCGTCCTCGCAGGCGGCCGTCGCCGTCTGACTGTCGGAGTCGCTGTCCCCGGGGCGGTAGAGTTGCACGGTCCTGGAGACCTGCTCCGTCCGCTCCGGGTGGTGGGTGAGCACGGTCAGCGGGGGCAGGGGGATGCTCAGCGTGGCCTCAATGCTCACGTCCACGGTCAGAGGATGAATCGCCTCTCCCGTGGGCACGGTGAGCCTGAAACTGGTCTCTCCGTTGGCGATGAAGGGCACTTCCGCGATGGACGCGCCCGTCGCGGCTGAAACTGTGCCCGTGATGGCCGTCACCCCGGCGTCCAGCACCGTCGTCTCGGTGACGCTCTCATGCCCGGAGACGGTCTGAAGCTCTACCGGGTGCTCGATGCTCGTCACGCACTCCGATTCGACCACTCCCCTCACCGTTCCCGGCGTCCAGCCCAGGGAGGTCATGCGGAGGTTGCAGAGCTCGCCCTCGATTTCCGGGAGCGGGTACGGGATCCGCTCGTTCTCAATCGTCAGCGCACCGGCCTGTCCGAGGGTGTCCTCCCAGGACACGGTGAAGGACGGGACCGGTCCGTGCAGGGGGAGGGAGTAGTCGATGCGCTCTCCCTCGACGAGCGTTGCCGAACCCCAGAAGCGGAGGGAGCGGCCCTCGCTCCCTCCGAAGGCCCGGACGCGGATGTCGACGTCCGTTGCGGCCCGCAGGGTGACGGCGGCGCGCTCGCCGGAGACGGTGAGTTCCTCGACGAATACCCGCCGTCCCTCCACCGGCTCGGTGACCTCGAAGTCGATCTCGTCACGCCAGCGCTCATCGTCCGGGCTCTGGGCCAGGACGGCCTGGGGGATGGTCGCGGCCATCGCCACGATGGCAA
Proteins encoded in this window:
- a CDS encoding type IV secretion system DNA-binding domain-containing protein, translated to MKLNPREILFGNDIEKRPVLLTVTPPRAGERTLLGVENMLGSIAVPEPFSLELAADMDGVTLMARCLDDQVVRGQLSAHYPQARIQRLDPEEDPLRLEEGEQAWSMTLRADGPEYVPLRTFRDDDLLDPGSDPLIAMMGALSNISRGERIVARLLLRSLGPDWSQGHLEKAHKQPGMEPREPAYTFQTKPLQMDGITMAVLGIGALAALKGYLWVQDGEIWKAALLGTGMALGLAVGGWAWHRWKKARSRVEDPLLIREKVSRIAFDAELQVTAILPAGTRPQRAGELLGPVAAAYRHFDNPAGARFKVGRVRPAAPDPEMLHPAGPGLFGGRSVLGVREIACLWHPPGAGDETPLVERSGARSLLPFAKGVRGGALVGDTTAGKPRPIRFPEDLLKRHHLYVARTRMGKSTLMHHLVTHKMREKAEGRDPDAIVVIDPHADLVAGILEHVPEALVDRVRLIDLADQRRAPGINLLDTRIFADRDRTADSVVRVARGLWEQWGPRMQSILEQTVKTLHEANEHPETDEGSQHTILDGLKLLSDKKFREGVLRRIEDPYLLEWWARDFGSWHQQYRAEALAPVQTRLSYYASSKRARAILGQRRSTIDLRDTILSGGVLLVSTAQGAVGRDVAALVGASLLNLVDSVIREQESMALSQRRGALIVVDEMQSMPGVDYESMLSELGKFGASFILATQSLAKLDDLSRTMRDTLLANVGCLAVFQVAGNDARTLVWELGKERVSEDDITSLPVHHCYVRATVGKERMPAFSMMVRKPEEGDPAVAAQIRSEASSYTLTARDLEDSESANRKKVRDFKDRAADLEKDGGETEEKAAGKEATEEEAEQ
- a CDS encoding PrgI family protein; the encoded protein is DMREHEVPTHVQAEDRVLLGFTFPQIVAVVAVCALSYGAYRYAPVGPSEVRMAIAVVFGLVGIAMVVGKVGGRRLPLVAADLLKYRLGARVYAGPVSQLVRAEAPAPPQPTNKSGPGPFRLMAKSTKRVLRRLRSRRKRRGKSKERRGERRPFRPHGWFGKRRNSGGEHLGHRAETLESRRKPRNGWAPVVALAIVAMAATIPQAVLAQSPDDERWRDEIDFEVTEPVEGRRVFVEELTVSGERAAVTLRAATDVDIRVRAFGGSEGRSLRFWGSATLVEGERIDYSLPLHGPVPSFTVSWEDTLGQAGALTIENERIPYPLPEIEGELCNLRMTSLGWTPGTVRGVVESECVTSIEHPVELQTVSGHESVTETTVLDAGVTAITGTVSAATGASIAEVPFIANGETSFRLTVPTGEAIHPLTVDVSIEATLSIPLPPLTVLTHHPERTEQVSRTVQLYRPGDSDSDSQTATAACEDGETATATATAYAHVPSATITREVTVDVLHPEHVKAEVVERGPLTRARDESLSMDSAVGSDDPYAALTLPEPEPEDPPAEQKPANGLREWFDRLGWEWPW
- a CDS encoding ATP-binding protein; translated protein: MKKLLERITRRRTETPPEVLAGAVEATPPKLPPELPLFFMLSHLEDDGPVRLDGVKLGVCEVMGLEIDEPKLGAFAGALNALDFPAQLLIRQHPPRLGGMREKLQETQPADLPPQTKAAAESLRHLLSDLEARDGILDRRFYAVCEFGRVDDLRGLLARAGLSVHSLRGRQLRMFLVSAALGGSPSDFDEDATVEAEVRRRELRVGDRLLRSLHLGKWPRSLPPGFLQGLMAAGAPMDLAVHVGPIPAEQAARTLEWQKVRFESAQSLSFKRGRTMSPEAEIALEDITRLRDEVQRGKERLFHASLSVTLHAKDEAALKEMTQRAKAHFAATLGKLDNLAFRQREGLLSTLPLALNAVAEWRSLDTSSIARLFPFSPPDLDTRSGTLYGIDMRACSPVVYDPWDGTHLNANTAVLARSGSGKSFSTKLGVLRGLTRGVTAYVIDPEGEYADMARAAGGRVLSPGVPGEGMNPFVIERGDSEEMLQRIGSLRRLIEVMVGESLGAERRASLDHALAGYYAQPRERTGFRDFYSYLQEDEAGDPGLARLLRPFATGSLRHLLSDEGDDLLGNEALVTVFDLRLLEPELRPAAAMVCTETVWAAAAHDPKPRLLVVDEVWSIMQHPEGAAFMVSMAKRARKHRLGLQFITQDVQDLLSEDSSRTITGHSGRALLQNAAFKLLLQQDAAAISTVGDAFDLPEDLQRWLLSCPRGDGLLLARGNRFPVRIEATPEETEVIEWRPGHR